The DNA window CATAGGCATCTAACAACGGTTTAAGGGTAATGGTTACACCCATAATAGTACAATTAGAATTCGTGATAATTTTACCTTTTGTTTTTTGGGCATCTAAAACTTTTAACTGATCAGAATTAACTTCTGCAGATAAAATAGGAACATCTTTGTCATATCGATGATTCTTAGAATTAGAGATAACCATGACTCCAGCCTTCGCATAATCGGTTTCTACCTCTCCAGCTACATCGCTATCCAAACCAGAAAAAACTAAATCAACGTTGGGAGTTTCTTTGGGAATACATCGACTAATTTTCATATTCGCCGCATATTCAGGAATTTTAGAAGATACTTTCCATCTGGACTTCATAATATCTTTATATAAGCTGCCCGCACTTTTATCAGAAGCTCCTAACGCAACTACTTCAAAGTATTCATGATTCTCTAATAACTGAATAAACCTCTGTCCGACCGAGCCTGTTGCTCCTAGAACGCCAACCCTAACTTTACCCATTTTTTACCACCTTAGAGATAGATTTTTTTAATTGGCAAAACAATAAAGCACTAAATTTTTTAACAAAGTTTCTAATTCTATTCTGTCTCTTCTTCTATTTCTTCTTTTTTTGGAGGTGATATCTCTTTTTTGACAGGAGTTGGCATTATCCCAGAATATATCCTTTGAAAACGACTTAGAAAAGCTCTCGGAGGTATTCCTTTTTTATAACTATTTCCAAACAATATTGGACGTGGTAAAAAACTGACAAGAGTGATACATTCTCTAGTATCCAAAGAATTCGCATTTTTTTTGAAATAATATTTTGCTGCCGAGGTAAGTCCATACACTCGCGGTCCAAACTCTACCACATTAAAATACCAAGTTAATTGTTGGTCTTTCGAAAATAGAAAATTAAATAAAATCGAACCTAACGCTTCTCGTATTTTCCGTACGTAAGTTTTATTGCGACTCAGAAAAGCATTTTTAATAAACTGTTGGCTAATCGTACTTGCACCAGAAATTATCCGACCTTGTTTTCTATTGTATTCAAAACTAGATTTTATACTTTCAAAAGAAATTCCACTGTGATTATAAAACTCGCTATCTTCTGCGATTACTAACGCTTTTTTGCAGGCAGATGGAATTTGACTCGAACCAACCCACTCACCGCCTACATACTGAACCAATGGACCAGTGATCCTCATGTAACGTCCCTTCCCAGTCTCATCGTAAGGAAAATAAATTATAGCTCCGAAATACAAAACCGGAACCCACGGAATAAAAAGAACAAGTAGAAAGATGCTTATATAAAAAAACTTTTTATTCCAAAAAAAATTTTTTAATATTGAAATAAAAATATTCGGTTTTTTGGAAATAACAGGATTTTTATGCTTTGGCATTCTTGCCTTTTTTATTCTAATTGGTTTTTCTGGAAACTTTGACAATTTCATCCCCATAATGCGAATTCATTTTTACCATTCCTGAATAAGTAAAATGATGAAAATCACTAAAGTCTTGCATTTTCAAATTGTTTCGGAAATCGATAAATTTTATTTCATTTCCGGATTCCAAACTTTTTAAAAACAATAAATGATTTTGATACCAGACTGATTTTTCGTACCAATCCATCGCTAATGGATTTTCTGGATTATTGATTAGTAATACTGGAATTTTTTTTTCTTTCATTGTTTCTGTAAATTTTTTCAAATATTGTAAGTGAATATTCGGGCGAAAGGTTTCTTTTGTTAGCCGCAACTTTGCATTTTTTAAAGCATGTAAGTATAGAATTCCAGGACGATGTTCTAAATCTGAAAGAAGTCTGTATTCGAAATATTCCTTATAATCATTATCATTCATATTTAGATATCGTAAATCTTCAATCCTCTCCTCTCGTAAATATTGTCGATCCGAATTAGGTTCATTCAATCCGAATGTTTGTTGCAGCCGAACACCTACTTGGTCTCGAGAATGATCAAATCTATCTCCACTTGCCAAATAGGGCTGCCAAGTTTTGGACAGTTCCGCGGTGATATAAGAATTTTCCTTTTGAAACTTTGGATTCAATTTTATGAGTTTCCATCCAGACTCCGAAAAATTTAGAATTTCTTTTTCGACTTCGCCCTTTAGCGTCAAATTAAGATTACCCTCTGCTAAAATTTCAGGGACTATCTGAATCCAAAATCCTTTTTCGAACATATATTGTTTCGGTATAAAGGAAAAACTTTTTCCAGTCCAACCTAGCGAATTGATTCTTTCAGGGATTTGGACTCCTGCATAACCATGATAACTTGTATTTCTCCCAAATCGATGGTTGTATAAATTTTTTAGATTTTGGGGATAAATTTCTCTATATCTATAAAATAAAAATACATAGGAAGACATATAAGTAGCAATTTTCTCTGCCGGAAGAATGGAATAAAACTCTTCGATTGCTTTTTCAGGAAACGTGAATTTAGATTGAGGGGCTTCTCCAAAATTAAGTGCATCTATCAAAAGATCGTTATCATTCGCTTTCTCATTCG is part of the Leptospiraceae bacterium genome and encodes:
- a CDS encoding transglycosylase domain-containing protein; this translates as MPKHKNPVISKKPNIFISILKNFFWNKKFFYISIFLLVLFIPWVPVLYFGAIIYFPYDETGKGRYMRITGPLVQYVGGEWVGSSQIPSACKKALVIAEDSEFYNHSGISFESIKSSFEYNRKQGRIISGASTISQQFIKNAFLSRNKTYVRKIREALGSILFNFLFSKDQQLTWYFNVVEFGPRVYGLTSAAKYYFKKNANSLDTRECITLVSFLPRPILFGNSYKKGIPPRAFLSRFQRIYSGIMPTPVKKEISPPKKEEIEEETE